In the genome of Shewanella glacialimarina, one region contains:
- the astB gene encoding N-succinylarginine dihydrolase, with protein MKQFEANFDGLVGPTHNYAGLSFGNVASYSNAAQASNPKAAAKQGLLKAKALADLGMVQGVLAPQERPDLYTLRRIGFSGTDSEVIQKAAEQAPALLNACCSASSMWTANAATVSPSADTRDGKVHFTPANLVDKLHRSIEPLTTGSILKATFNNDRHFKHHLHLPEHANFGDEGAANHTRLCSDYGKAGVELFVYGQSATNSNAPKPNKYPARQTLEASQAVARLHQLEDESCVFIQQNPDVIDQGVFHNDVISVGNQNVLFYHEQAFLNTEAKFAEIRQKMNSEVHFIKVSTNQVSIDDAVKSYLFNTQIITLPNGEMAIIAPTNCQENPAVFAYLNQLVTLGTPITQVKYFDVKQSMQNGGGPACLRLRVAMNELEIEAVNQHTIMNDGLFTRLNTWVDKHYRDSLTVADLADPQLIIESRTSLDELTQILKLGSVYQFQK; from the coding sequence ATGAAGCAATTTGAAGCAAATTTTGATGGATTAGTGGGACCAACTCATAACTATGCCGGTTTATCATTTGGTAATGTGGCATCATATTCTAATGCCGCACAAGCCTCTAATCCTAAAGCTGCAGCCAAACAAGGATTACTAAAAGCTAAAGCACTTGCAGATTTAGGTATGGTTCAAGGTGTACTAGCCCCTCAAGAGCGCCCAGACCTTTATACACTGCGTAGAATTGGTTTTAGCGGAACTGATTCAGAAGTAATACAAAAAGCTGCTGAACAAGCTCCTGCTTTGCTGAACGCTTGCTGCAGCGCCTCAAGTATGTGGACTGCCAATGCGGCAACGGTCTCACCTTCCGCCGATACCCGTGATGGTAAAGTGCACTTTACCCCGGCTAATTTGGTGGATAAATTACACCGAAGTATTGAACCACTAACTACCGGAAGCATATTAAAAGCAACATTCAATAACGATCGTCACTTCAAACATCATCTGCACTTGCCAGAACATGCTAATTTTGGAGATGAAGGTGCAGCTAATCACACTCGTTTATGCAGTGATTATGGTAAAGCGGGCGTGGAGCTATTCGTCTATGGCCAAAGTGCAACCAATTCCAATGCGCCAAAACCAAATAAGTATCCTGCTCGTCAAACATTAGAAGCATCACAAGCTGTCGCGCGTTTACACCAACTTGAGGATGAAAGTTGTGTTTTCATCCAACAAAATCCTGATGTGATTGATCAAGGTGTGTTTCATAACGATGTCATTTCAGTCGGTAACCAGAATGTGCTGTTTTATCATGAACAGGCATTTTTAAATACTGAGGCAAAATTTGCTGAAATTCGTCAAAAAATGAATTCAGAAGTACACTTTATTAAAGTGTCTACCAATCAAGTGTCAATTGATGATGCGGTTAAAAGCTACTTATTTAACACTCAAATTATCACCTTACCTAATGGTGAAATGGCCATTATTGCGCCGACTAACTGCCAAGAAAACCCTGCAGTGTTCGCTTATTTGAATCAACTTGTTACCTTAGGTACTCCAATTACACAGGTTAAGTATTTTGATGTAAAACAAAGTATGCAAAATGGCGGTGGACCGGCGTGTCTTCGTCTTCGCGTGGCGATGAATGAGCTAGAGATTGAAGCGGTTAATCAACACACAATCATGAATGACGGCTTGTTTACACGTTTAAACACTTGGGTTGATAAACATTACCGCGATAGCCTAACAGTTGCAGATTTAGCAGACCCACAATTGATTATTGAATCTCGCACTTCATTAGATGAATTAACCCAAATATTGAAATTGGGTAGCGTGTATCAGTTCCAGAAGTAA
- the topA gene encoding type I DNA topoisomerase, whose protein sequence is MGKSLVIVESPAKAKTINKYLGKDFIVKSSVGHIRDLPTSSTSDGTPPAKTAAEVRKMSPEAKAIYKQARDKQALVGRMGINPEKGWAAKYAVLPGKEKVVKELKELAESADQIYLATDLDREGEAIAWHLQEIIGGDASRYQRVVFNEITQSAIQDAFSKPSTLDTNMVNAQQARRFLDRVVGFMVSPLLWKKVARGLSAGRVQSVAVRLVVERESEIKAFVPEEFWDIHADLNTSNAEQLKMQVLKFQSAAFEPINEAQAKVAVDALKGASYKVSNREDKATSSKPSAPYITSTLQQAASTRLGYGVKKTMMMAQRLYEAGHITYMRTDSTNLSQEAVENVREMIGKEFGTKYLPADPIRYGSKEGAQEAHEAIRPSNVDVQSASMTDMERDAQRLYELIWRQFVACQMTPAQYDATRLTVVAGDYELKASGRTLRFDGWTRVQPPMSKKNEDTSTLPVVEVGDVLTLDQLLPKQHFTKPPARYGEASLVKELEKRGIGRPSTYATIISTIQDRGYVRVDNRRFFAEKMGEIVSERLVESFKDLMSYDFTASMEQTLDDVAQGKLDWKKVLDGFYGDFTKQLLMAEMDPDEGGMRLNDPVLTDIECPTCQRKMGIRTGSTGVFLGCSGYALPPKERCKTTVNLTSGDEAISDNEDAETDALRAKHRCGKCGTAMDGYLIDESRKLHVCGNNPSCDGYEIEKGQFKIKGYEGPLIECDRCSHDMELKNGRFGKYFGCTNTECKNTRKLLRSGEAAPPKEDPIFLPELKCTKSDAHFVLRDGAAGIFLAASTFPKSRETRAPLVEELVQYRELLWDKYAFLADAPVEDDDGNKASVRFSRKTKEQYVATDVDGKATGWSAKFIGGKWVSESTKSPKKKTKK, encoded by the coding sequence ATGGGTAAATCGTTAGTTATTGTCGAATCGCCGGCTAAAGCCAAGACAATTAATAAGTATCTTGGTAAAGATTTCATCGTGAAGTCTAGTGTAGGTCACATACGTGATTTACCGACTTCCTCCACATCTGATGGTACTCCTCCAGCTAAAACTGCTGCAGAAGTTCGTAAGATGTCACCTGAAGCCAAAGCTATATATAAGCAGGCTAGAGATAAACAAGCGCTTGTTGGCCGGATGGGAATTAATCCCGAAAAAGGCTGGGCAGCTAAATATGCCGTATTACCCGGTAAAGAAAAGGTAGTAAAAGAATTAAAAGAACTTGCAGAGTCCGCTGACCAAATCTATCTCGCAACCGATTTGGACCGTGAAGGGGAAGCTATCGCCTGGCATTTACAGGAAATTATCGGTGGTGATGCTTCACGGTATCAACGAGTGGTATTTAATGAAATCACTCAATCAGCAATTCAAGATGCTTTTAGTAAGCCATCTACATTAGATACCAATATGGTCAATGCCCAACAAGCACGTCGTTTCCTCGACCGTGTTGTGGGCTTTATGGTATCGCCGCTGTTGTGGAAAAAAGTCGCACGTGGTTTATCTGCTGGTCGAGTGCAATCTGTTGCAGTCAGATTAGTGGTTGAGCGAGAAAGTGAGATTAAAGCATTTGTACCTGAAGAGTTTTGGGACATCCATGCTGACTTAAACACCAGTAATGCTGAACAATTGAAAATGCAGGTGTTGAAATTTCAATCCGCAGCATTTGAACCCATTAATGAAGCTCAAGCCAAAGTTGCTGTTGATGCGTTAAAAGGAGCTTCTTACAAAGTTTCTAACCGCGAAGATAAAGCGACATCAAGCAAACCTTCAGCACCTTATATCACGTCTACATTGCAACAAGCTGCAAGCACGCGTTTGGGTTATGGCGTGAAAAAAACCATGATGATGGCGCAGCGTTTGTATGAAGCGGGGCATATTACTTATATGCGTACCGATTCAACCAACCTAAGCCAAGAAGCGGTAGAAAATGTACGCGAGATGATTGGCAAAGAGTTTGGTACCAAGTATTTACCTGCAGATCCTATACGTTATGGTAGCAAAGAAGGTGCTCAAGAGGCGCATGAAGCTATTCGTCCTTCAAATGTGGATGTGCAATCTGCGTCGATGACGGATATGGAGCGTGATGCTCAACGTCTTTATGAATTAATTTGGCGTCAATTTGTGGCGTGTCAAATGACACCAGCTCAATATGATGCAACACGTTTGACTGTGGTTGCCGGTGATTACGAATTAAAAGCCAGTGGTCGTACATTACGCTTTGACGGTTGGACACGTGTACAACCGCCAATGAGCAAGAAAAACGAAGACACTAGCACATTGCCCGTAGTGGAAGTGGGTGATGTACTGACGCTTGATCAACTTTTACCAAAACAACACTTTACTAAACCGCCTGCTCGTTACGGTGAAGCATCATTAGTCAAAGAGTTAGAGAAGCGTGGTATTGGTCGACCTTCAACTTACGCGACTATTATTTCAACTATTCAGGACCGCGGTTATGTGCGAGTGGATAATCGCCGTTTCTTTGCTGAAAAAATGGGTGAAATAGTCAGTGAACGTTTAGTTGAAAGCTTTAAAGATCTAATGAGTTATGACTTTACCGCCAGTATGGAACAAACCCTTGATGACGTCGCTCAGGGTAAGCTAGATTGGAAAAAAGTGCTCGATGGTTTCTATGGTGATTTTACCAAGCAATTATTGATGGCAGAAATGGACCCAGATGAAGGCGGCATGCGTTTAAACGATCCGGTTTTAACCGATATCGAGTGCCCAACGTGTCAACGTAAAATGGGCATTCGTACTGGTTCAACTGGGGTATTCTTAGGTTGTAGTGGCTATGCCTTACCACCAAAAGAGCGTTGTAAAACAACGGTTAATTTAACTTCAGGTGATGAAGCCATTAGTGATAATGAAGATGCAGAAACCGATGCACTTCGTGCTAAGCACCGTTGTGGTAAGTGCGGCACCGCAATGGACGGCTATTTAATTGACGAATCACGTAAACTGCATGTTTGTGGTAATAACCCAAGCTGTGATGGTTACGAGATTGAAAAAGGTCAGTTTAAAATAAAAGGCTATGAAGGTCCTTTGATTGAATGTGATCGTTGCAGTCATGATATGGAACTTAAAAATGGCCGTTTCGGAAAATACTTTGGTTGTACTAATACTGAATGTAAAAACACTCGCAAACTGTTAAGAAGTGGTGAAGCTGCGCCTCCAAAAGAAGATCCTATCTTCTTACCGGAACTTAAATGTACTAAGTCTGATGCGCACTTTGTGTTACGTGATGGCGCGGCTGGAATATTTTTAGCGGCAAGTACCTTCCCAAAATCCCGTGAAACCCGCGCGCCGCTTGTTGAAGAGCTGGTGCAATATCGTGAGTTATTATGGGACAAGTACGCCTTTTTAGCCGATGCCCCAGTCGAAGATGATGATGGTAATAAAGCCTCTGTCAGATTTAGCCGTAAAACGAAAGAGCAGTATGTTGCTACCGACGTTGATGGTAAAGCCACTGGTTGGTCTGCTAAGTTTATTGGCGGCAAGTGGGTGAGTGAGTCGACAAAGTCACCTAAGAAAAAAACTAAAAAGTAG
- a CDS encoding CreA family protein: MNINLKLAALISLSGLMMSCSDDVGKVSLGLFTTKDVIIDAKHDPKIPGVTCHISRIKADLDFADPSDMSISCRQTGPISVNDLADIDTSKGGEVVFKESLSILFKSLKVRRILDKENQTLLYLSYSTKETNGSHKHALSTVPLYGTQAWNALKVDSQN; this comes from the coding sequence ATGAATATTAACCTGAAATTAGCCGCTTTAATCTCATTGAGTGGATTAATGATGAGCTGCAGTGACGATGTCGGTAAAGTCAGTTTAGGATTATTTACCACTAAAGATGTGATTATTGATGCAAAACATGACCCTAAAATACCAGGAGTGACTTGTCATATCAGTCGTATTAAAGCAGATTTAGATTTTGCAGACCCTTCAGATATGAGCATTAGTTGCCGTCAAACTGGGCCTATTTCAGTAAATGATTTAGCAGACATCGATACCAGTAAAGGCGGTGAAGTGGTCTTTAAAGAGTCGTTAAGTATTTTATTTAAAAGCTTAAAAGTGAGACGTATTTTGGATAAAGAAAATCAAACTTTATTGTATTTATCTTATTCCACTAAAGAAACTAACGGCAGCCATAAGCATGCTTTATCAACTGTGCCGCTTTATGGAACGCAGGCATGGAATGCATTGAAGGTTGATAGTCAAAATTAG
- a CDS encoding cystathionine beta-lyase has translation MNKHGKQATQIVSLGRDKKYTKGIINPPVFRASTVVFDTMDDMRFAIKNKTNGELFYGRRGTPTHFAFQEAIAELEGGFGTALYPSGAGAISAALLAFLKSGDHLLMVDTAYEPTRDLCDKMLAGFGIETSYYGPMIGEGIRDLIRPNTKVLFLESPGSITMEVQDVPTLSRIAHEHNIVVMLDNTWASPINSRPFEMGVDISIQAATKYIVGHSDVMMGTATANEVHWPQLRENSYLMGQTTSPDDVFLAARGLRTLGVRMAQHHKNGLEVANWLAKRPEVDHVRHPAFETCPGHEFFKRDFTSANGLFSFVLKDGDLRSITAFVENMQHFKMGFSWGGFESLILGVFGIDKIRSATQWDSSKPLIRLHIGLEDAEDLIADLERAFERYNQAIAK, from the coding sequence ATGAATAAACACGGTAAACAAGCAACCCAAATAGTCAGTTTAGGTCGAGATAAAAAATACACTAAGGGCATTATTAATCCGCCGGTATTTAGAGCATCTACAGTGGTGTTTGACACCATGGACGACATGCGTTTTGCCATTAAGAATAAAACCAATGGCGAGTTATTCTACGGTCGTCGTGGTACGCCAACCCATTTTGCCTTTCAAGAAGCCATTGCAGAACTTGAAGGCGGCTTTGGCACGGCGTTATATCCATCCGGTGCAGGGGCAATTAGCGCCGCATTATTAGCATTTTTAAAAAGCGGTGACCACTTATTGATGGTCGACACCGCCTATGAACCCACGCGTGATTTATGCGACAAAATGCTTGCCGGATTTGGCATCGAAACGAGCTATTATGGCCCTATGATAGGTGAAGGCATACGTGATCTCATTCGCCCAAATACTAAAGTACTCTTCCTTGAGTCGCCAGGGTCGATCACCATGGAAGTACAAGATGTGCCGACGCTGAGTCGCATCGCCCATGAACATAATATCGTTGTGATGCTGGATAACACCTGGGCTTCACCGATTAATTCTAGACCATTCGAAATGGGTGTGGATATCTCTATTCAAGCTGCGACTAAATACATTGTCGGTCATTCAGACGTCATGATGGGTACCGCAACGGCAAATGAGGTTCACTGGCCACAATTACGTGAAAACAGCTATTTAATGGGACAAACAACTTCGCCAGATGATGTATTTTTAGCGGCCAGAGGGCTACGTACCCTAGGAGTCCGTATGGCCCAGCACCATAAAAATGGACTTGAAGTCGCCAATTGGTTAGCAAAGCGTCCCGAGGTTGACCATGTCAGACATCCTGCTTTTGAAACATGCCCAGGTCATGAATTCTTTAAGCGTGACTTTACCAGCGCGAATGGCTTATTTTCATTTGTTTTAAAAGATGGCGATCTTAGAAGCATTACAGCCTTTGTCGAAAACATGCAGCATTTTAAAATGGGCTTTTCGTGGGGCGGTTTTGAAAGCTTAATTTTGGGTGTTTTCGGTATTGATAAAATAAGATCAGCAACCCAATGGGATAGCAGTAAGCCACTTATTCGTTTACATATCGGCTTGGAAGACGCAGAGGATTTAATTGCCGATCTTGAACGCGCTTTTGAGCGTTACAATCAAGCTATCGCTAAGTAA
- a CDS encoding substrate-binding periplasmic protein has product MLQSILGSLVLFVSLQVMAQNTVVNDQVNIAQNIGEHEVIAVDYPPFTTMGVGDHGINFSLLSQLISGYYDFKVKPLFLPPARAQLQVQSGRWCLSFFPPPESQQAYFVPLSQQKVVLGLFRRKENAPFSWDDLSELKGKSLAIMRYKREGDFHRQFINAGLNMVPIESVEQGFKMLKHKRVDLVFSNQFPDYLFKHPEINSQDFQFSNTPILEAQVGVYINQACKEQYQLLLPQPN; this is encoded by the coding sequence ATGTTACAAAGTATACTAGGTTCTTTGGTGTTGTTTGTCAGCCTACAAGTAATGGCGCAAAACACGGTTGTTAATGATCAAGTTAACATTGCTCAAAATATCGGTGAACATGAAGTCATTGCGGTTGATTATCCACCTTTCACCACCATGGGTGTCGGCGACCATGGCATTAACTTTTCATTATTAAGCCAACTTATTTCCGGCTATTATGATTTTAAGGTAAAACCATTATTTTTACCTCCGGCCAGAGCACAGCTGCAAGTTCAATCTGGCCGATGGTGTTTGAGCTTTTTTCCGCCTCCTGAGTCTCAACAAGCTTATTTTGTGCCGTTGAGCCAACAGAAAGTTGTGTTAGGTTTATTTCGTCGGAAGGAGAATGCGCCATTTTCTTGGGATGACTTGTCTGAACTGAAAGGAAAAAGTTTAGCCATTATGCGCTACAAACGAGAAGGGGATTTTCATCGGCAATTTATTAATGCCGGCCTTAATATGGTGCCTATTGAATCGGTTGAACAGGGGTTTAAAATGCTTAAACATAAGCGAGTGGACTTAGTTTTTTCTAACCAATTCCCTGATTACTTATTTAAGCACCCTGAAATAAATAGCCAAGACTTTCAATTCTCCAACACGCCCATTTTAGAGGCTCAAGTTGGCGTCTATATTAATCAAGCATGTAAAGAGCAATATCAATTACTGCTTCCTCAGCCAAACTAA
- the yegD gene encoding molecular chaperone — protein MIVGFDYGSANCSIGAWINEKIELIPLSENSNYLPSTLYAMDRELIAEAVYNGLPEALKAEFSHLRSSQLMRAKIIRHELDLLINEPTVFVGQAAIDAYLEMPEEGFYVRSPKSFLGATGLRAEQVALFEDIVTLMMQHVKQRVDQQLAAKGLNTASHAMIGRPVNFQGIGGEQSNQQAEAILTLAAKRAGFTSVGFLFEPLAAGMDFESTLNKAANVLVVDVGGGTTDCSLVKMGPELMSNTQRDQDCLGHSGQRIGGNDLDIALAMQGFMPSFGSGSSMLDGKPIPSNLFWNAVAVNDISAQRDFYHLSSKRLIETLINGAEQPELLQRLLTIQKNQMSFQVVRQAEIAKVALTDSPVHKAALSFVEKELTIEVSVEQFEQAIAPSLDKVSQLMRQAMNSLDDQGKALESPDIVYITGGTARSPAIYKQIAKVYPQAQVVVGDHFGSVTAGLTRMAQQYFKEVK, from the coding sequence ATGATAGTGGGTTTCGATTATGGCAGTGCTAATTGTTCAATTGGTGCTTGGATCAATGAGAAAATAGAGTTAATCCCCCTTAGTGAAAATTCTAATTATTTACCCTCTACACTCTATGCCATGGATCGTGAGCTGATTGCTGAGGCTGTTTATAATGGTTTGCCTGAAGCATTAAAAGCTGAATTTTCTCATTTACGCAGCTCACAATTAATGCGGGCGAAAATAATTCGACATGAACTCGATTTATTGATTAATGAACCTACAGTGTTTGTCGGTCAGGCCGCTATTGATGCTTATCTTGAAATGCCTGAAGAAGGTTTTTATGTCCGTTCGCCCAAGTCTTTTCTGGGGGCTACAGGATTGAGAGCTGAACAAGTGGCTTTATTTGAAGATATTGTTACCTTGATGATGCAACACGTTAAACAACGTGTTGATCAACAATTAGCTGCTAAAGGCTTAAATACGGCTTCCCACGCCATGATTGGCCGCCCAGTTAATTTTCAAGGTATTGGCGGCGAACAAAGTAATCAACAAGCAGAAGCCATTTTAACCTTAGCGGCTAAAAGAGCCGGTTTTACCTCGGTGGGTTTTCTATTTGAGCCACTTGCGGCTGGAATGGATTTTGAATCAACCCTTAATAAGGCAGCTAATGTATTAGTTGTCGACGTTGGTGGCGGTACTACAGATTGCTCGTTAGTAAAAATGGGCCCTGAATTAATGAGTAACACGCAGCGAGATCAAGACTGTTTGGGACACAGCGGACAGCGTATCGGTGGTAACGATCTTGATATAGCGCTTGCTATGCAAGGCTTTATGCCAAGTTTTGGCAGTGGCAGTTCTATGTTAGATGGCAAGCCTATCCCTTCTAATTTATTTTGGAATGCCGTTGCCGTGAATGATATTAGCGCCCAGCGTGATTTCTATCATTTATCCAGTAAGAGATTAATCGAAACCTTGATCAATGGTGCCGAGCAACCTGAATTACTGCAGCGTTTATTGACTATACAAAAAAATCAGATGAGTTTTCAGGTTGTGCGTCAAGCGGAGATCGCTAAAGTGGCTTTAACCGATTCACCCGTTCATAAAGCAGCACTGTCATTTGTGGAAAAAGAGCTCACTATCGAAGTCAGTGTCGAGCAATTTGAGCAAGCCATTGCGCCGTCACTGGATAAAGTCAGTCAATTAATGCGCCAGGCTATGAATAGTCTTGATGATCAGGGTAAGGCGTTAGAAAGCCCTGATATTGTTTATATCACTGGCGGTACAGCAAGAAGCCCTGCAATATACAAACAAATTGCCAAAGTGTATCCTCAAGCACAAGTGGTGGTGGGTGATCACTTTGGTTCTGTTACCGCAGGGTTAACTCGTATGGCGCAACAATATTTTAAGGAAGTTAAATGA
- the pdsS gene encoding proteobacterial dedicated sortase system histidine kinase — MFNMYLPLGLRAKVIILSLFLLCLPWLGYEYVWEMEKYLRHGQEKTLEGTTQALATALHERPKLFDNQASFLTQVQKGRDLYAYPLSGPIQLDGKLEDWQLYSHRKLHYGKEHIVYQQNAQQDINLNFTHMVGKYAGYLYGFFEVNDSQVIYRSKNSLRVDRNDHLVMATLAPDNLFRRYVIANTKDGWLSAYQLPQDPTQSMPVIPENRIQGQWQKTANGYNIEFRIPLDMIGSKLGFAIHNVDDNETRNLINIVGTSATNSVAELGTVLVPSPEIESIVKGMGHNSSRIWVVDNHGRVLARSGDIRTSSNTWDADLDDAQTESSWALFHKQYLLPLYYKILTRPPQDFIDSLQDSTELSGSHIENALAGKQASTWRLTPDSKAVVLAAASPIWIDDKVMGAVIAEETTHGIRSLRNRALEKLFNVILTIMSMGTLALFIFASSISSRIRRLRDQAELAIDSQGRVRHQITPSRNRDEIGDLSRSFANIVGRLGQYTHYLENMSSRLSHELRTPVAVVRSSLEHLSNQNLDQASKKYVNRAQDGVNRLHLILNNLTEATNLEASLSHAERSIFPLKKVIGGCMQGYQMTYPEQRFNVFIEDKLMMCNGVPEYIAQLMDKLISNAIEFSHPDSAISVSLSQYHKQAILKVTNIGPRLPEDMSEQIFESMVSIRPQIPTNKPHLGLGLYIARLVTDFHHGTIKASNVSGVKEDDINKTTLQADEIHQSGVEFCLTLPIVETT; from the coding sequence ATGTTCAATATGTATTTGCCATTAGGCCTAAGGGCTAAAGTGATTATACTGTCACTATTTTTACTCTGCCTACCTTGGCTTGGGTATGAATATGTATGGGAAATGGAAAAGTACTTGCGCCATGGGCAAGAAAAAACCTTAGAAGGTACCACTCAAGCGTTGGCAACCGCACTACATGAACGCCCTAAACTGTTTGATAATCAAGCCAGTTTTTTAACCCAAGTCCAAAAAGGACGAGACTTATATGCTTATCCATTATCGGGCCCAATTCAACTTGACGGAAAGTTAGAAGACTGGCAATTGTACAGCCACCGTAAGTTGCATTATGGTAAAGAACACATTGTTTATCAACAAAATGCACAACAAGACATAAATCTTAACTTTACCCATATGGTGGGCAAATATGCTGGTTATCTTTATGGCTTTTTTGAGGTTAATGACTCCCAAGTTATTTACCGCAGTAAAAATAGCTTACGGGTCGACAGGAACGATCATTTAGTGATGGCCACACTTGCACCCGACAACTTATTTAGGCGCTATGTCATTGCCAACACCAAGGATGGCTGGCTAAGCGCTTATCAGTTACCTCAAGATCCAACACAATCAATGCCCGTCATCCCTGAGAATCGTATTCAAGGTCAGTGGCAAAAAACAGCCAATGGCTACAATATTGAGTTTCGTATTCCGTTAGACATGATTGGCAGTAAACTCGGATTCGCTATTCATAATGTGGATGACAATGAGACGCGCAATTTAATTAATATTGTCGGCACTTCAGCCACCAACTCGGTAGCAGAGTTAGGCACAGTTCTGGTACCTTCCCCTGAAATAGAAAGTATTGTCAAAGGTATGGGCCACAATAGCTCACGCATTTGGGTGGTCGATAATCATGGCAGAGTCTTAGCTCGATCGGGTGATATTCGAACATCAAGCAATACCTGGGATGCTGATTTAGATGACGCCCAGACTGAAAGCTCTTGGGCACTCTTCCATAAACAATACTTATTACCCTTATATTATAAAATTCTCACTAGACCGCCACAGGACTTTATCGATTCATTACAAGACTCAACTGAATTAAGTGGTAGCCATATTGAAAATGCCCTAGCAGGTAAACAGGCTTCAACCTGGCGATTAACCCCAGACAGTAAAGCGGTCGTATTAGCTGCAGCCAGTCCTATTTGGATTGATGACAAAGTGATGGGGGCTGTTATAGCCGAAGAAACTACTCACGGTATCCGTAGCTTGCGTAATCGGGCGCTGGAAAAGCTATTTAACGTTATTCTTACGATTATGAGCATGGGCACACTGGCACTATTCATTTTTGCATCGAGTATTTCTAGTCGTATTCGCCGCTTAAGAGATCAGGCGGAATTAGCTATAGACAGTCAAGGGCGTGTCAGACATCAAATAACACCTTCAAGAAATCGAGATGAAATAGGTGATTTATCAAGAAGCTTTGCCAATATTGTCGGCAGACTCGGTCAATATACTCACTATTTAGAAAACATGTCATCGCGGCTATCACATGAACTACGTACCCCTGTTGCAGTTGTTCGAAGCTCTTTAGAACACCTCAGCAATCAAAACCTAGATCAAGCAAGTAAAAAATATGTCAATAGAGCGCAGGATGGTGTCAATCGATTACATCTGATTTTAAATAACTTAACTGAGGCAACTAATCTCGAAGCCAGCTTATCACATGCTGAACGTAGCATATTTCCCTTAAAAAAGGTTATTGGCGGCTGCATGCAAGGTTATCAAATGACCTACCCAGAGCAGCGCTTTAACGTATTTATTGAAGATAAACTCATGATGTGTAATGGCGTCCCAGAATACATTGCCCAATTAATGGATAAACTCATTAGTAATGCCATTGAATTTAGCCATCCAGATAGCGCTATTAGTGTTAGCTTAAGTCAATATCATAAGCAGGCGATTCTAAAAGTAACCAATATCGGCCCAAGATTACCTGAAGACATGAGCGAGCAGATTTTTGAATCTATGGTGTCAATAAGGCCACAAATTCCCACCAACAAACCCCATCTTGGTTTAGGCTTGTATATCGCAAGATTGGTGACTGACTTTCATCATGGCACGATTAAAGCGAGCAATGTCAGCGGTGTAAAAGAAGATGATATTAACAAAACGACACTTCAAGCGGATGAGATACATCAAAGTGGCGTTGAGTTTTGTTTAACATTACCCATAGTGGAAACGACATAA